The following coding sequences are from one bacterium window:
- a CDS encoding isoaspartyl peptidase/L-asparaginase: MEPVIVVNGGAWSIPPDQWPAHREGCLRAARTGYAELSRGACALDAVVAAVCVLEDDPTFDAGVGSVLGRDGYPELDSGIMDGSTLRFGGVVGVRRFANPIRIARAVLENGKHCLLAGEGAELFARELGFPECEPEALILDRERINWNRYRSEGFDLAEKFEKPKDTAGAVVLDSRGDLAVGNSTGGVSFKHPGRIGDSALPGCGLYADNRYGACCCTGWGEQIMRLVLAKGAVDDLGRGLAPEEAARSALDRLSRFERGRGGLIVLAPDGGTAALFNTPRMAWASVGPRGERTAE, translated from the coding sequence GTGGAACCGGTCATCGTCGTTAACGGGGGCGCCTGGAGCATCCCTCCGGACCAGTGGCCGGCCCACCGCGAGGGCTGCCTGCGGGCCGCCCGGACCGGGTACGCCGAGCTGAGCCGCGGCGCCTGCGCCCTGGACGCCGTGGTGGCGGCGGTGTGCGTGCTGGAGGACGATCCGACTTTCGACGCCGGGGTGGGATCGGTCCTGGGACGGGACGGCTACCCCGAGCTGGATTCGGGAATCATGGACGGGTCCACTCTCCGCTTCGGCGGGGTGGTGGGCGTCCGCCGGTTCGCCAACCCCATCCGCATCGCCAGGGCCGTGCTGGAGAACGGGAAGCACTGCCTTCTGGCCGGCGAGGGGGCCGAGCTCTTCGCCCGGGAGCTGGGCTTCCCGGAGTGCGAACCCGAGGCCCTCATCCTGGACCGTGAGCGGATCAATTGGAACCGGTACCGGTCCGAGGGATTCGACCTCGCCGAGAAGTTCGAGAAGCCGAAGGACACGGCGGGGGCCGTCGTCCTGGACTCGAGGGGCGACCTGGCGGTGGGCAATTCGACGGGCGGCGTCTCTTTCAAACACCCGGGGAGAATCGGTGATTCGGCCCTGCCCGGCTGCGGTCTTTACGCCGACAACCGGTACGGCGCCTGCTGCTGCACCGGTTGGGGGGAGCAGATAATGCGCCTGGTCCTGGCCAAGGGGGCGGTGGACGACCTCGGACGGGGTCTGGCGCCCGAGGAGGCCGCCCGTTCCGCCCTGGACAGGCTGAGCCGATTCGAGCGCGGTCGAGGCGGCCTGATCGTCCTCGCCCCGGACGGCGGGACCGCGGCCCTCTTCAACACGCCCCGCATGGCCTGGGCCTCGGTCGGACCCCGGGGCGAGCGGACGGCGGAATAG
- a CDS encoding C4-type zinc ribbon domain-containing protein, translated as MDKVEEDLTRAQLWALELYQRQLLRTTRRLRELPEEESSLRRRLEESEKGLKDLEGELKTKQMEQKHLEMDADGVKERRTRHQQQLLTAKDNREYKTLLEEIELEKGRQSEVEDRILELMEGIEELFPRVREARAESERTVSEAQSALAAVAVEGENLRKRLAKLGKERTALVERLNPVGRRIFDKLSAQPHVCALVDGAICASCHMEVPTQTQSEIRSGSLKSCESCSAVLFTEEQASVARTMARNLGFTPDDGRG; from the coding sequence ATGGACAAGGTGGAAGAGGACCTGACCCGGGCACAGCTTTGGGCGCTCGAGCTCTACCAGAGGCAACTCCTGCGGACGACCCGGCGTCTCCGGGAGCTGCCGGAGGAGGAATCGTCGCTCCGGCGGCGGCTCGAGGAGTCGGAGAAGGGCCTGAAAGACCTCGAGGGGGAGCTCAAGACGAAACAGATGGAGCAGAAGCACCTGGAGATGGACGCGGACGGCGTCAAGGAGAGACGGACGCGACATCAGCAGCAGCTCCTTACGGCCAAGGACAACCGGGAGTACAAGACCCTCCTGGAGGAGATCGAACTGGAGAAGGGGCGGCAGTCAGAGGTGGAGGACCGCATTCTGGAGCTGATGGAGGGTATCGAGGAGCTGTTCCCCCGGGTGCGGGAGGCCCGCGCCGAGAGTGAGCGAACGGTGTCCGAGGCGCAAAGCGCCCTGGCGGCCGTAGCCGTCGAGGGGGAGAACCTCAGGAAACGTTTGGCCAAGCTCGGGAAGGAGAGGACGGCCCTGGTCGAGCGCCTGAACCCCGTCGGTCGGCGCATTTTCGACAAGCTCTCCGCCCAACCGCACGTCTGTGCCCTGGTGGACGGCGCCATCTGCGCCTCCTGCCACATGGAGGTGCCGACTCAGACGCAGAGCGAGATACGCTCTGGCAGCCTGAAGAGCTGCGAGTCCTGCTCCGCCGTCCTTTTCACCGAGGAGCAGGCCTCGGTGGCCCGGACCATGGCCCGCAACCTCGGGTTCACGCCCGACGACGGACGAGGATAA
- a CDS encoding Wzz/FepE/Etk N-terminal domain-containing protein, protein MGDEPRGDNFLIRFLALLWAGKWIIVFCGLFTGIVTLVICLFLTPIYSSEMTILLPEKAQTMTSLLSAFGGMSIGGLVPTTVDLQAELMASRSVLEEVVVEYGLLPDYSEVPSNDDKTPYLSDFKANETAGGNDYTFEFTSDEGDYIVYTGKGRYIGSGKNFDRFEAEGLNFVMVCHTPEEGETFTVTINTPEEAAALLRDMIDVTPSTGDTIIVTAESYTPVMAQNIITAIVNKYIERTETYYSGTSGQLRSFLENQVNEVRAKLENDARSLAAYSVEQMVYAPDVEVSTLIGEISVLEQQRLMVKVQRQVAERLMESAQTSGTTISAEAAAAAAMGFPGTTATYDVATSALETQVDNLRLHLAQLQTHYTEEHPLVKEAEASLRTAEEELRDKRLRNMNKQLDELRTTELSLQREIDNIKDFLRNQPPKFVEYAQLKLEIAGYGELYKYLLAQFEQARLEEQRTLANRDVPRIVSAASYDSRPARPRKVIYTLIVGFIGGLIGIGLVLGRHYLRRTEFVDRLKAEASERAPRRRKKGRRGRGEDD, encoded by the coding sequence ATGGGGGACGAGCCCAGGGGCGACAATTTTCTCATCCGTTTCCTGGCCCTCCTGTGGGCAGGGAAGTGGATCATCGTCTTCTGCGGTCTCTTTACCGGGATCGTCACGCTGGTCATCTGCCTCTTCCTCACGCCCATCTACTCCTCGGAGATGACGATCCTCCTCCCCGAGAAGGCGCAGACGATGACCTCGCTTCTTTCCGCTTTCGGCGGGATGAGTATCGGCGGGCTGGTGCCCACGACCGTGGACCTCCAGGCCGAGCTGATGGCCTCGCGGTCGGTGCTGGAGGAGGTGGTCGTCGAGTACGGTCTTTTGCCCGATTACTCCGAGGTTCCCTCAAACGACGACAAAACCCCCTACCTCTCCGATTTCAAGGCCAACGAGACGGCCGGCGGCAACGACTACACCTTCGAGTTCACCTCCGATGAAGGTGATTACATCGTCTACACCGGCAAAGGCCGCTACATCGGTTCCGGCAAGAATTTCGACCGCTTCGAGGCCGAAGGGCTGAACTTCGTCATGGTCTGCCACACCCCCGAGGAGGGTGAGACCTTCACCGTGACGATAAACACGCCGGAAGAGGCCGCCGCCCTGCTCAGAGACATGATAGACGTCACGCCCTCGACCGGCGACACCATCATCGTGACCGCCGAGAGCTACACGCCGGTGATGGCGCAGAACATCATCACCGCCATCGTCAACAAGTACATCGAGCGCACCGAGACCTACTACTCGGGCACCTCGGGCCAGCTCCGCTCCTTCCTGGAGAACCAGGTGAACGAGGTGCGGGCCAAGCTCGAGAACGACGCCCGCAGCCTGGCCGCCTACAGTGTGGAGCAGATGGTCTATGCACCCGATGTCGAGGTGTCCACCCTCATCGGAGAGATATCGGTCCTCGAGCAGCAGCGCCTCATGGTCAAGGTCCAGCGCCAGGTGGCCGAAAGGCTGATGGAAAGCGCCCAGACTTCGGGCACTACGATCTCGGCGGAGGCCGCGGCCGCGGCGGCCATGGGCTTTCCCGGAACCACGGCGACCTACGACGTCGCCACCTCCGCCCTCGAGACCCAGGTGGACAATCTGCGGTTACACCTTGCCCAGCTTCAGACCCACTACACCGAGGAGCACCCCCTGGTCAAGGAAGCCGAGGCGTCCCTGCGCACGGCGGAGGAGGAGCTGCGGGACAAGAGGCTGCGCAACATGAACAAACAGCTCGACGAGCTGCGCACCACGGAGCTTTCACTCCAACGGGAGATTGACAACATCAAGGACTTTTTGCGCAATCAACCCCCGAAGTTCGTCGAGTACGCGCAGCTCAAGCTGGAGATAGCGGGGTACGGCGAGCTCTACAAGTACCTCTTGGCCCAGTTCGAGCAGGCCCGTCTCGAGGAGCAGCGCACCCTGGCCAACCGCGACGTCCCGCGTATCGTCTCCGCGGCGAGCTACGACTCGAGGCCTGCGCGGCCGCGGAAGGTCATCTACACGCTCATCGTCGGTTTCATCGGCGGTTTGATCGGCATCGGCCTCGTCCTCGGCCGCCACTATCTGCGGCGCACCGAGTTCGTGGACCGTCTGAAGGCGGAGGCGTCCGAACGGGCGCCTCGGCGCAGAAAGAAGGGACGCCGTGGTCGCGGTGAGGATGATTAG
- a CDS encoding polysaccharide biosynthesis/export family protein, with protein MSGSEVAMFRRITIVFVLLCTVAVGEQFALAPGDKFTVSVFSEVTSEVSTDKPFSGVYAVDPDGNIQVHILGSLHVEGKTLKEVRELFMEEMAPYMISPDVTVTLNSATPRFVYVLGYVVGQRMMQIGTRDTVLDCIARCGGELYDARLDAVKVIRGGLSSPEIITVDLYAVIHEGDFSQNIAVQTGDIIYVPKTALYEWNEILSRIFPSLSLVDRTQQILLDYQDLNP; from the coding sequence GTGTCGGGCTCCGAGGTGGCGATGTTCCGCCGGATAACAATCGTTTTCGTCCTTTTATGCACTGTCGCGGTGGGCGAGCAGTTCGCCCTAGCCCCCGGCGACAAATTCACCGTCTCGGTTTTCTCCGAGGTCACATCCGAGGTCAGCACCGACAAGCCCTTCTCCGGGGTGTACGCGGTGGATCCCGACGGCAACATCCAGGTCCACATCCTGGGCAGCCTCCACGTCGAGGGAAAGACCCTGAAAGAGGTCCGGGAACTCTTCATGGAGGAGATGGCGCCCTACATGATCTCCCCCGACGTCACCGTAACGCTGAACTCCGCCACCCCGCGCTTCGTGTACGTGCTGGGTTACGTCGTCGGGCAACGCATGATGCAGATCGGCACCCGGGACACCGTCCTGGACTGCATCGCCCGCTGCGGTGGGGAGCTCTACGACGCCAGGCTCGACGCGGTCAAGGTCATCCGCGGCGGGCTCTCGAGCCCCGAAATCATCACGGTGGACCTCTACGCCGTCATCCACGAGGGCGATTTCAGCCAGAACATCGCCGTCCAGACCGGGGACATCATCTACGTGCCGAAGACCGCCCTCTACGAGTGGAACGAAATACTCTCCCGCATCTTCCCGTCGCTGTCGCTGGTTGATCGGACCCAGCAGATACTTTTGGACTACCAGGATCTCAACCCATAG
- a CDS encoding NAD(P)/FAD-dependent oxidoreductase, with amino-acid sequence MSLPGEVEVLVVGAGPAGSHLARRLADTGRDVLLVEKRPEIGNPVRCAEAVEAEPLRVTLGDLEPAWIAQEIYGGRGVGPDGDEVRYEGEDVVGYVLNRRLFDRGLARLAVEAGARVSARTQATAVRREGDSWLVTLRGDGGLTDVRCRGLAAADGVEGLVSRWAGIGRPWPLTELHSGAQARVIGLETEPKPLVEFHLGEAVAPGGYAWCFPLGGGRANVGVSTDPSRGGAEGARLHLERFLARRMPEAGVVELAAGSIPAPTKPRKLVADGFLAVGDAAGHTEPLSGGGIANALQGAELAAEVLSASLAAGDVSAGRLEEYARRWAATVGRSLRRYARLRRLYLRLNDADFTELLRIMNGQLERWREGKRTSMVSLLGGVVTRSPRLLAKLRFLL; translated from the coding sequence ATGTCTCTCCCAGGAGAAGTCGAGGTCCTGGTCGTCGGGGCCGGTCCGGCGGGGAGCCATCTGGCCCGGCGGCTGGCCGATACCGGCCGCGATGTCCTCCTCGTCGAGAAGCGGCCCGAGATAGGCAACCCGGTGCGCTGCGCCGAGGCGGTGGAGGCGGAACCGCTGCGTGTAACCTTGGGCGATCTCGAACCGGCCTGGATCGCCCAGGAAATCTACGGCGGCCGGGGCGTGGGTCCCGACGGCGACGAGGTCCGCTACGAGGGCGAAGATGTGGTCGGGTACGTGCTCAACCGGCGGCTCTTCGACCGGGGGCTGGCCCGGCTGGCGGTGGAGGCCGGCGCCCGGGTCTCGGCCCGGACACAGGCGACGGCGGTCCGGCGCGAGGGCGATTCGTGGTTGGTCACCCTCCGCGGGGACGGTGGACTGACGGACGTTCGGTGCCGGGGGTTGGCGGCCGCCGACGGCGTCGAGGGGCTGGTCTCCCGCTGGGCGGGGATCGGCAGGCCCTGGCCGCTCACGGAGCTGCACAGCGGCGCCCAGGCCCGGGTGATCGGCCTCGAGACGGAGCCGAAGCCGCTGGTGGAGTTCCACCTCGGCGAGGCCGTCGCGCCGGGGGGGTACGCCTGGTGCTTCCCCCTGGGCGGCGGCCGGGCCAACGTCGGGGTTTCCACCGACCCGTCGCGCGGGGGCGCCGAGGGCGCGAGGCTGCACCTGGAGCGGTTCCTCGCCCGGAGGATGCCGGAGGCCGGGGTGGTGGAGCTCGCGGCCGGCTCCATCCCCGCGCCGACGAAGCCGCGGAAGCTGGTCGCCGACGGCTTTCTGGCCGTGGGGGACGCGGCGGGCCATACCGAGCCGCTCTCCGGAGGCGGCATCGCCAACGCCCTCCAGGGGGCCGAGCTGGCGGCCGAGGTCCTGTCCGCCTCCCTGGCCGCGGGCGACGTCTCGGCCGGACGGCTGGAGGAGTACGCTCGACGCTGGGCGGCCACGGTGGGCCGCAGTCTGCGGCGATACGCCAGGCTCCGCCGGCTCTACCTCCGGCTCAACGACGCCGATTTCACCGAGCTGTTGCGTATCATGAACGGGCAGTTGGAGCGGTGGCGCGAGGGGAAGCGGACCTCGATGGTTTCCCTGCTCGGGGGTGTGGTGACCCGCTCACCCCGGCTTCTGGCCAAGCTGCGTTTTCTGCTCTGA
- the thyX gene encoding FAD-dependent thymidylate synthase has product MSDGPTVELLAVTPEPERLIEAAGRTCYLSLDKTGEDTAARFSRMLLRSGHHSVFEHASATFRVRGGSRAFTHQLVRHRLCAFSQQSQRYVDERGFGVVKPDSIAGNPEAEKIFNEHIAHSHEAYDRLRRLCGIPKEDARFVLPNAAESEIVITANFREWRYILELRGDHAAQWEIRRFAVEVFKVLVGHAPNVFGDFRLSGDGMCLEKVDLIAQHERRTRKGKLRRDSPGDD; this is encoded by the coding sequence ATGAGCGACGGACCGACGGTGGAGCTGCTGGCGGTCACGCCGGAGCCGGAGCGGCTGATCGAGGCCGCCGGGCGGACCTGCTACCTCTCTCTGGACAAAACGGGGGAGGACACGGCGGCGCGTTTTTCCCGGATGCTGCTGCGTTCCGGCCACCACTCGGTCTTCGAGCACGCCTCGGCCACCTTCCGCGTCCGGGGCGGTTCCCGGGCCTTCACCCACCAGCTCGTGCGCCACCGCCTGTGCGCCTTCAGCCAGCAGAGCCAGCGCTACGTGGACGAGCGCGGCTTCGGAGTGGTCAAGCCCGATTCCATCGCCGGGAATCCCGAGGCGGAAAAAATCTTCAACGAGCACATCGCGCACAGTCATGAGGCTTACGACAGATTGCGTAGGCTCTGCGGCATCCCCAAGGAGGACGCGCGCTTCGTGCTGCCCAATGCCGCGGAAAGCGAAATAGTCATCACGGCGAATTTCCGCGAATGGCGGTACATCCTGGAGCTTCGGGGCGACCACGCGGCCCAGTGGGAGATCCGGCGGTTCGCCGTTGAAGTTTTCAAGGTTCTGGTCGGGCACGCGCCGAACGTCTTCGGCGATTTCCGCCTGTCCGGCGACGGTATGTGTTTGGAGAAAGTGGACCTTATCGCTCAACATGAACGTCGTACCCGAAAAGGAAAATTACGGCGGGATTCACCCGGAGACGATTAA